From Calothrix sp. PCC 6303, a single genomic window includes:
- a CDS encoding dihydroorotase: MYMELLQQVRVIDSVSQTDEVTDVLLNESGNYQIIASISPLELSPDTLVRDCRGLVLGNGLVDLYSHSGEPGFEERETLVSLMQSAKAGGFTRICLLPDTSPALDNPASIAQIHQKSRDIGQNLPNIYLWGALTHGVEGQKITEFAELAEAGIVGFADGKPLTNLGMVRRILEYLKPLSKPVAFWCCDHHLHANGMMREGSDAIRFGLPLIPYSCETSAISALLELVATMGTPIHIMRVSTARGVELIADAKSRGLAVTASTTWMHLLLDSKALKSYHPSLHLEPPLGNSSDMLALRRGIKDGIIDAIAIEHTPYTYEEKTVAFADAPPGAIGYELALPLLWQNLVETGEFTALELWQALSSRPANCVQQQLNTITSGKAAELVLFNPHQTWKVEPRNLQTLAANSYWYGQKLTGKVIETWC; encoded by the coding sequence ATTTATATGGAACTTTTACAACAGGTGCGAGTAATTGACTCGGTTTCCCAAACTGATGAAGTAACGGATGTACTGCTGAATGAGTCGGGAAATTATCAAATTATTGCGTCTATCTCCCCTCTAGAATTATCACCAGATACCTTAGTTCGTGATTGTCGCGGTTTGGTGCTAGGTAATGGTTTGGTGGATTTGTATAGTCATTCTGGGGAACCTGGGTTTGAAGAGCGGGAAACTTTGGTATCCTTGATGCAATCGGCTAAAGCTGGCGGTTTTACCCGGATTTGTCTTTTACCCGATACTTCTCCCGCTCTCGATAATCCGGCATCTATTGCTCAAATTCACCAAAAAAGTCGAGATATTGGGCAAAATCTGCCAAATATCTATCTTTGGGGTGCATTAACTCATGGTGTGGAAGGACAAAAAATTACTGAGTTTGCCGAATTAGCTGAAGCGGGAATTGTTGGGTTTGCAGATGGTAAGCCGTTGACAAATTTAGGTATGGTGCGACGTATTTTAGAATACCTAAAACCTTTGAGTAAACCTGTAGCCTTTTGGTGCTGTGATCATCACTTACACGCTAATGGGATGATGCGAGAAGGTAGTGACGCAATAAGATTTGGGTTGCCATTAATACCATATAGCTGTGAGACCTCAGCAATTTCCGCATTATTAGAATTAGTGGCAACCATGGGTACACCTATACACATTATGCGGGTATCGACAGCGCGGGGAGTGGAATTAATTGCTGATGCGAAATCGCGGGGTTTAGCAGTCACAGCAAGTACCACATGGATGCATTTATTATTGGATAGTAAAGCCTTAAAAAGTTATCATCCTAGCTTGCATTTAGAACCACCCCTGGGAAATAGCAGTGATATGTTAGCATTGCGTCGAGGAATTAAGGATGGGATCATAGATGCGATCGCTATTGAGCATACACCCTATACTTATGAGGAAAAAACTGTAGCTTTTGCGGACGCACCACCCGGAGCGATAGGGTACGAGTTAGCTTTACCTTTGTTGTGGCAAAACCTCGTGGAAACTGGAGAATTCACTGCTTTAGAATTATGGCAAGCTTTAAGTAGTCGTCCTGCAAATTGTGTACAACAACAGTTAAATACTATTACCTCTGGAAAAGCTGCTGAATTAGTTTTATTTAATCCTCATCAAACCTGGAAAGTTGAACCTAGAAATCTCCAGACACTTGCAGCAAATAGCTATTGGTATGGACAAAAATTAACAGGTAAAGTGATTGAAACTTGGTGTTAA
- a CDS encoding ShlB/FhaC/HecB family hemolysin secretion/activation protein, producing MTLSKFNINACCLSLATIVNMCDIQPLKAQLAIEADLTNQLTNQLQAQVTPVLPPQQDNKPPSTQPLPQPLPTPLPPPDELLLPPNAEPTPPEVNPDINVPDTIQVDQFIVTGSTVFSAADFEKVTAPFTKKPLTLPELFQVRSAITKLYVDKGYITSGAYIPSQSLKGGTVEIKVVEGQVEEIKVTGLKRLNPQYIRSRVRLAAGRPLNRDRLLQGLQVLQTNPQVSNLSAELSTGTTPGGSVLEVKVLEAKTFNTQLTLDNGRSPSVGSFRREVRIREGNLSGFGDSASVSYLNTDGSDVWDFSYSLPINAKNGTLAFSYGTSDNDIIEKPFNQLDITSYSRYYEVALRQPIVQKPREEFALGFAFTQRESKASLFNGEVPFPGTGTDENGRTSVTALRFTQEWTQRDSRQVLAARSQFSIGLDAFNSTINKSSPDSSFLAWRGQAQLVSLLAPDTLFLVRGDLQFADRQLLAIEQYSLGGIQSVRGYRQDALLTDNGFLASTEVRLPIWRQRKSKLVLQLVPFLDFGTVWNQGKNPDPKPNTLVSTGLGLRFQLGDNLNAQLDYGIPLVSIESKKNNWQENGLYFSLTYSPF from the coding sequence ATGACATTATCAAAATTTAATATCAATGCTTGCTGTTTAAGTCTGGCTACTATCGTTAATATGTGCGATATTCAGCCACTCAAAGCGCAGTTGGCAATAGAAGCAGATTTAACAAACCAATTAACAAACCAATTACAAGCCCAAGTTACTCCAGTTTTGCCTCCACAGCAAGATAATAAACCACCCTCTACCCAACCTTTACCACAACCGCTACCAACTCCGCTACCACCACCCGATGAGTTGTTATTGCCACCTAATGCCGAACCGACTCCCCCAGAAGTTAATCCCGATATAAATGTCCCAGATACGATCCAGGTTGATCAGTTTATAGTTACGGGTAGTACAGTTTTTAGTGCCGCAGATTTTGAGAAAGTTACCGCACCTTTTACAAAAAAACCTTTAACTCTGCCAGAATTATTTCAAGTTCGTTCGGCAATTACAAAGCTATATGTTGATAAAGGATACATCACAAGTGGTGCCTATATTCCCTCTCAATCACTCAAAGGTGGTACAGTCGAAATCAAGGTAGTAGAGGGTCAGGTAGAAGAGATTAAAGTTACTGGTTTAAAACGCCTCAATCCCCAGTATATTCGCAGTCGTGTTAGACTAGCAGCAGGCAGACCTTTAAATCGCGATCGCTTACTACAAGGATTGCAGGTTTTACAAACAAATCCTCAAGTTAGTAACCTTTCTGCCGAACTTTCTACCGGAACAACCCCTGGTGGTAGTGTTTTGGAAGTCAAGGTATTAGAAGCAAAAACCTTTAATACTCAGTTAACGTTAGATAATGGACGTTCTCCCAGCGTCGGTAGTTTTCGTCGTGAAGTTAGAATCAGAGAAGGCAATTTATCAGGATTTGGAGACAGTGCAAGTGTTAGTTATCTAAATACTGATGGTAGCGACGTTTGGGATTTTAGCTACAGTTTACCCATCAATGCGAAAAACGGTACTCTGGCATTTAGTTATGGAACCTCAGATAATGACATTATCGAAAAACCATTTAACCAGCTAGATATTACTTCCTACTCCAGATATTATGAAGTAGCCCTACGTCAACCAATTGTTCAAAAACCCCGCGAAGAATTTGCCCTAGGTTTTGCCTTTACCCAGCGGGAAAGCAAAGCTAGTTTATTCAACGGTGAAGTACCCTTTCCAGGGACTGGAACTGATGAAAACGGTAGAACTAGCGTCACAGCACTGAGGTTCACTCAAGAGTGGACACAACGTGATAGTCGCCAAGTATTGGCAGCGCGATCGCAGTTTAGCATCGGGCTTGATGCTTTCAACTCCACCATTAATAAATCTTCTCCTGATAGTAGCTTTTTGGCATGGAGAGGACAAGCCCAATTGGTTAGTTTACTTGCACCCGATACACTTTTCTTGGTACGTGGTGATTTGCAATTTGCTGATAGACAATTACTTGCTATTGAACAGTACAGTTTGGGAGGAATTCAAAGTGTGCGCGGCTACCGTCAAGATGCCCTATTAACAGATAATGGGTTTTTAGCTAGTACCGAAGTACGTTTACCAATTTGGAGACAACGCAAATCTAAGTTAGTTTTACAGTTGGTTCCCTTCCTGGATTTTGGTACCGTATGGAATCAAGGCAAAAATCCGGATCCTAAACCTAATACATTAGTGTCTACAGGATTAGGTCTAAGATTTCAGTTAGGTGATAATCTCAATGCCCAATTAGATTACGGTATTCCTTTGGTTTCAATAGAATCTAAGAAAAACAACTGGCAGGAAAATGGTTTATATTTCTCGCTGACTTATAGTCCATTTTAA
- a CDS encoding ABC transporter permease, with amino-acid sequence MAWQAMFSSVMLMLMYLPILVLGFYSFNKSPYSSGWEGFTLEWYRKLFQDERILFALKNSLIVAVTAVGISAVLGTLMAVGLSRYRFPFKGVYVGISYLPLIIPDIAIAVSTLVFLAAFAIPLSIWTIIAAHVVFCIAYIGLIVSSRLTGLDSHIEEAALDLGATPTQSFILVLLPQLMPAIVAGCLLSFILSLDDFLIASFTSGSGSGTLPMEIFSRIRTGVKPDINALSVILIIVSAFIAAIAEFIRFSGDNKKN; translated from the coding sequence ATGGCATGGCAAGCTATGTTTTCCTCGGTAATGCTGATGTTGATGTATTTACCCATTCTGGTGCTTGGTTTTTACAGCTTTAACAAGTCACCCTATAGTAGTGGTTGGGAAGGTTTCACGCTGGAATGGTACCGAAAGTTATTCCAAGATGAACGGATTTTATTCGCTTTAAAAAATAGCCTCATTGTTGCCGTGACTGCTGTGGGAATATCTGCGGTGTTAGGAACATTAATGGCAGTGGGTTTATCACGGTATCGCTTTCCTTTTAAAGGTGTATATGTGGGTATTTCCTATCTACCATTGATTATTCCTGATATAGCGATCGCTGTTTCCACTTTAGTCTTTCTGGCAGCCTTTGCGATTCCCCTCAGCATCTGGACAATTATTGCCGCACATGTTGTTTTTTGCATTGCTTACATTGGTTTAATTGTCTCATCTCGACTTACAGGTTTAGATTCCCATATCGAGGAAGCTGCATTAGATTTGGGGGCAACACCTACACAGTCTTTCATTTTAGTCCTATTACCCCAACTCATGCCCGCCATTGTTGCCGGGTGTCTGCTATCTTTTATTCTGAGTCTCGATGACTTCTTGATTGCCAGCTTTACATCCGGTAGCGGTTCAGGAACTTTACCCATGGAAATCTTCAGCCGAATTAGAACCGGGGTAAAACCAGATATTAATGCCCTCAGCGTCATCTTAATTATAGTATCCGCGTTCATTGCTGCGATCGCTGAATTCATCCGTTTCTCTGGTGACAACAAAAAAAATTAG
- a CDS encoding DUF1565 domain-containing protein, with product MKRQGLQNNQYKGFRSFSAGLAVTLLVSSGSVLTPVQVNARTDIQIKTTQNITAQAPATGTIIYVNPTSGNDAAGAGTTEAAPLKTISFALKQAQSGTVIQLLPGNYSTASGETFPLDLKSGVTLRGNDEAKGQGILITGGGSYTSRTFAQQNITILGQNNATISGVTVTNPNQRGTGIWLESTNTVIANNTFTNSVRDGVFVTGTGNPKVNNNIFVLNLGNGISIAKQSTGEVRGNTFQNTGFGIAVSETAAPMIADNQILQNNGGVVVTGSAKPMLRNNVIQDSRDHGLVAIQTAEPNLGTEADPGKNLIRNNGTKNTKTFFDVLNATKEQTITAVGNDIDPKRVSGKINLVIAQVDPPQGSGSFSDITANYWAKGYIEALASRNIIAGFPDGRFKPDEPVTRAQFAAIIAKAFNPAPKNPAIAFTDVKSDFWAFAVIQTVSRGGFIAGYPDKTFKPQQQIPRVQALVALANGLGLSTARANLLSYYSDAAQIPSYANLAIASATARGLVVNYPTVKQLNPTRPATRAEVAAFVYQGLVSSGAAPAIASPYVVNVP from the coding sequence ATGAAACGTCAGGGTTTACAAAATAATCAGTACAAAGGTTTTCGTTCATTCTCAGCAGGTTTAGCTGTAACACTATTAGTCTCTAGTGGCTCAGTATTGACACCAGTCCAGGTAAATGCAAGAACTGATATTCAAATCAAAACCACTCAAAATATTACAGCCCAAGCTCCCGCAACTGGTACCATAATTTACGTTAATCCCACCAGCGGCAATGATGCAGCTGGTGCAGGAACAACTGAAGCTGCACCACTGAAAACAATTAGCTTTGCCCTCAAACAAGCACAATCAGGTACAGTTATTCAACTATTACCTGGTAATTACAGCACCGCAAGCGGTGAAACTTTCCCCCTAGATTTAAAATCTGGAGTCACATTACGGGGAAATGACGAAGCGAAAGGACAGGGAATTTTAATTACTGGTGGTGGTTCTTACACTAGTCGAACTTTTGCCCAACAAAATATTACAATTTTGGGTCAAAATAATGCCACCATTAGCGGTGTGACTGTCACCAACCCAAACCAACGGGGTACAGGAATATGGCTAGAGTCTACAAATACAGTAATTGCTAACAACACATTTACCAATAGTGTCCGTGACGGTGTGTTTGTTACAGGTACAGGTAATCCCAAAGTAAACAATAATATTTTTGTTCTCAATCTAGGTAACGGTATTTCCATTGCCAAACAATCTACGGGTGAAGTTCGGGGAAATACATTCCAAAATACTGGTTTTGGCATCGCAGTTAGTGAAACTGCTGCACCAATGATTGCTGATAACCAGATTCTTCAAAATAATGGAGGAGTGGTTGTGACTGGTAGCGCTAAACCCATGTTACGGAATAATGTCATCCAAGATAGCCGCGATCATGGTTTAGTAGCAATTCAAACCGCTGAACCAAATTTAGGTACTGAAGCTGATCCTGGCAAAAACCTAATTCGGAACAACGGCACAAAAAATACCAAAACATTCTTTGATGTTCTCAATGCAACCAAAGAACAAACCATCACTGCTGTTGGAAATGATATTGATCCGAAGCGCGTATCTGGAAAAATTAATCTAGTTATCGCTCAAGTTGATCCACCGCAAGGCAGTGGTAGCTTCAGTGATATTACTGCTAATTACTGGGCAAAAGGTTACATCGAAGCCTTAGCCAGTAGAAATATCATTGCTGGGTTCCCTGATGGTCGTTTTAAGCCAGATGAACCCGTTACCCGCGCTCAATTTGCGGCAATTATTGCCAAAGCTTTTAATCCTGCACCAAAAAATCCAGCAATAGCATTTACTGATGTTAAGAGTGATTTTTGGGCTTTTGCGGTGATTCAAACAGTTTCCCGTGGTGGGTTTATTGCTGGATATCCAGATAAGACCTTTAAACCTCAACAACAAATTCCTAGAGTTCAAGCATTAGTAGCTTTAGCAAACGGTTTGGGTTTAAGCACTGCTAGAGCGAATCTTCTTTCTTATTATAGTGATGCGGCTCAAATTCCCAGTTATGCCAATCTAGCGATCGCATCTGCAACTGCAAGGGGACTTGTCGTTAACTACCCCACCGTCAAACAACTCAACCCCACCCGTCCAGCTACCCGTGCTGAGGTTGCAGCTTTTGTTTACCAAGGATTGGTGAGTTCTGGTGCAGCACCAGCAATTGCATCACCATATGTGGTAAATGTTCCCTAA
- a CDS encoding cytochrome c biogenesis CcdA family protein gives MKPIPQSSPERNPSRRFPISKKWLVYGGLGLLSLILVLTLGSVISQPIERVISIVENRYQQWFDKQDTANPFVLLPLAFAGGAIASVSPCILALLPVNLSYIGTLNIKSRWDAFTKAGLFVLGAVTILSLFGLVSSFAGTVMVEYRGYINIVVGLIMAVMGLWLMGVVNIPLPQMNVNLPKAGPYGVGLTFALVSSPCASPVLFAVLASAAATGSQVLGTLTMISYALGYTLLIFLASLFTGLAKQSRSLLNHSEGIIRFGSVALILTGVYYLFTGTQWFLGS, from the coding sequence ATGAAACCAATACCCCAATCTTCCCCAGAGCGAAACCCTTCCCGACGTTTTCCAATCTCGAAAAAATGGCTAGTTTACGGTGGATTGGGATTACTATCACTAATTCTAGTTCTCACCCTTGGATCTGTAATTAGTCAACCCATTGAGCGAGTAATTTCCATTGTGGAAAACCGCTACCAACAATGGTTTGATAAACAGGATACCGCCAATCCCTTTGTCTTGCTACCATTGGCTTTTGCAGGAGGCGCGATCGCATCCGTGTCTCCTTGTATTCTCGCACTTTTACCTGTCAATCTCAGCTATATCGGTACACTCAATATCAAATCCCGTTGGGATGCTTTCACTAAAGCTGGTTTGTTCGTTTTGGGTGCGGTGACTATTTTAAGTCTATTTGGTTTGGTGTCTTCCTTTGCGGGAACTGTAATGGTGGAGTACCGAGGCTATATCAATATAGTAGTGGGCTTAATTATGGCTGTGATGGGGTTGTGGTTGATGGGTGTGGTGAATATACCCTTACCGCAGATGAATGTAAATCTTCCGAAAGCGGGACCTTATGGAGTCGGTTTAACCTTTGCATTGGTGAGTTCTCCTTGTGCAAGTCCAGTATTATTCGCGGTGTTAGCATCAGCAGCAGCTACGGGTTCCCAGGTATTGGGTACGCTGACAATGATTAGTTATGCGCTTGGTTATACCTTGTTGATTTTTCTGGCAAGTTTATTTACGGGATTAGCAAAACAAAGTCGTAGTTTGTTGAATCATTCCGAGGGTATTATTCGTTTTGGTAGTGTCGCGCTGATTTTAACTGGGGTGTATTACCTATTTACGGGGACTCAGTGGTTTTTAGGAAGTTAG
- a CDS encoding TlpA family protein disulfide reductase has translation MFKNNKFLLSLLCLSSLVLTVSCSTTKSDNISQNQAAPSTTEIAQADPCAGKKDPCAGKLTSVGAPLAKELQGKPVLVDVYATWCPGCKNIAPTLSQLKQEYSGKVNFVVLDVTDKAKVQETQAQAEKLGLGKFLEANQSKTSTVAIVDPATGNILTMFKNNPNKADYTKILDTALAKN, from the coding sequence ATGTTCAAAAATAACAAATTTTTACTCAGTCTACTGTGTTTAAGTAGCCTGGTTTTGACCGTATCATGCAGCACCACAAAATCAGATAATATTTCCCAAAATCAAGCTGCACCATCGACTACAGAAATTGCTCAAGCTGACCCATGTGCTGGGAAAAAAGACCCCTGTGCAGGAAAATTAACCTCCGTTGGAGCGCCTTTAGCTAAAGAACTTCAAGGTAAACCAGTTTTAGTAGATGTATATGCAACCTGGTGTCCTGGTTGTAAAAATATTGCTCCCACCTTGTCGCAATTGAAACAAGAATATTCCGGCAAGGTGAATTTTGTAGTTTTAGATGTCACCGATAAAGCTAAGGTTCAAGAGACACAAGCTCAAGCTGAAAAACTGGGTTTAGGTAAATTTCTTGAGGCTAATCAGAGTAAAACTAGCACAGTAGCTATTGTTGACCCGGCAACTGGCAATATTTTAACCATGTTTAAAAATAATCCTAACAAAGCAGATTACACCAAAATCCTCGACACCGCTCTAGCTAAAAATTAA
- a CDS encoding class I SAM-dependent methyltransferase → MARYDTIGHGYSQTRREDPRFRAQIHAALANAQTVVNVGAGTGAYEPTDRFVIAIEPSDVMAAQRSHNLVPAIRASADSIPLRDRSVDAAMAVLTVHHWDKEREKGVRELRRVARGAVVILTYDATISAAMWLMADYLPEVAALDLRIFPPLEQLAEWLGGDVRIDKVPIPCDTPDWMLGSFWAHPERVLNANARAATSGFARMSTSVVDRVVSEVSRDLDSGLWDDRYGHLRSLDALDVGLRLVVATSS, encoded by the coding sequence ATGGCTCGCTACGATACAATTGGACACGGCTATTCCCAGACCCGGCGCGAGGATCCTCGCTTCCGAGCGCAGATACACGCGGCTTTAGCCAATGCTCAGACGGTTGTCAACGTCGGTGCTGGTACTGGTGCGTACGAGCCGACGGATCGCTTCGTGATTGCAATTGAACCCAGCGATGTGATGGCAGCGCAGCGCTCGCACAATCTTGTCCCTGCGATCCGTGCGTCTGCGGACAGCATTCCTCTTCGTGATCGCTCTGTAGACGCGGCAATGGCAGTACTTACCGTTCACCATTGGGATAAGGAACGTGAGAAAGGTGTCCGCGAGCTTCGACGTGTGGCGCGAGGAGCCGTTGTAATCTTGACCTATGATGCGACCATCAGTGCTGCAATGTGGCTGATGGCAGATTACTTGCCGGAAGTAGCTGCGCTGGATCTCCGAATCTTCCCGCCTCTGGAACAACTCGCGGAATGGCTTGGCGGTGACGTGCGAATCGATAAGGTACCGATTCCGTGCGATACACCTGATTGGATGCTCGGTTCGTTCTGGGCTCACCCGGAGCGTGTGCTCAATGCGAACGCACGAGCGGCGACATCTGGTTTTGCTCGCATGTCAACCAGCGTTGTCGATCGCGTTGTTTCCGAAGTATCTCGCGATTTGGACAGCGGATTGTGGGACGACCGCTATGGGCACTTGAGGAGCCTTGACGCTCTCGATGTTGGACTTCGGCTCGTTGTCGCAACGTCAAGCTGA
- a CDS encoding TlpA family protein disulfide reductase — protein sequence MHKHANLLLKICLSSLVLTASMVVTTSTSISATEAQSSITKIAQGNPCAGKNPCAGKVKSVGGPLAKELQGKPVVVDVYATWCAGCKNIAPTLSQLKQEYSGKVNFVVLDVTDKGKLKQTEAAAQRLGLGKFLEANKSKTSTVAIVDPATGNILAMYKNNANKADYTKILNAAVAKK from the coding sequence ATGCATAAACACGCGAATTTGTTGCTCAAAATTTGTCTGAGCAGCCTAGTTTTGACTGCATCTATGGTTGTAACAACCTCAACTAGTATCTCTGCAACTGAAGCTCAATCATCAATTACCAAGATTGCTCAAGGGAATCCCTGTGCTGGGAAAAATCCCTGTGCAGGTAAAGTGAAATCTGTGGGGGGACCTCTGGCTAAGGAACTTCAGGGTAAACCTGTAGTGGTGGATGTATATGCTACTTGGTGCGCTGGTTGCAAAAATATTGCTCCTACTCTATCGCAGTTGAAACAGGAATATTCTGGTAAGGTAAATTTTGTAGTCTTGGATGTGACTGATAAAGGTAAGCTCAAACAGACGGAAGCAGCAGCGCAAAGACTGGGTTTAGGTAAATTTCTAGAAGCTAACAAGAGTAAAACAAGTACAGTGGCTATTGTTGACCCTGCAACTGGAAACATTTTAGCTATGTATAAAAATAATGCGAATAAAGCTGACTATACCAAAATCCTGAACGCTGCTGTGGCGAAAAAGTAG
- a CDS encoding MarR family winged helix-turn-helix transcriptional regulator — MEQQKAIEKFQAFVANEGDTLLRLLTKAEQVIAQKTLAQVRNLGYDNISLAELRVMQQLCLSGMRMTELAEQTKLSKQAIGQLIDSLEKKAFLVKLPDPSDRRAKTIAYTDRGYQLIIDAIDATFIVENEVSKLLKQEAHQCLKRSLLTLNEEFTKDT, encoded by the coding sequence ATGGAGCAGCAAAAAGCTATTGAAAAATTTCAGGCATTTGTGGCAAATGAGGGAGATACCTTGCTAAGGCTTCTGACTAAGGCTGAACAGGTTATCGCTCAAAAGACGCTTGCTCAAGTCAGAAATCTAGGGTATGACAATATTTCCCTAGCTGAACTTCGTGTAATGCAACAGTTATGCCTCTCAGGGATGCGGATGACAGAACTTGCAGAGCAAACCAAGTTATCAAAGCAAGCAATTGGTCAATTAATTGATTCCTTGGAAAAGAAAGCATTCTTAGTTAAATTACCAGACCCTAGCGATAGACGTGCCAAGACGATCGCTTATACGGATCGAGGCTATCAATTAATAATAGATGCGATTGATGCAACCTTCATTGTTGAAAATGAAGTTTCTAAATTGCTTAAACAAGAAGCCCATCAATGCTTGAAAAGAAGTCTCCTGACCTTGAACGAGGAGTTCACAAAAGATACTTAA
- a CDS encoding class I SAM-dependent methyltransferase has product MSRQRAQQLASEFLDRIDVTGWFEVLYAEAGNNYADVPWADLAPNPNLVDWFIQQDLSGKGKTALTVGCGYGDDAEFLAEQGFDVMAFDISSTAISECKRRFHNSQVSYQMVDLLNPPNTWFQSFDFVLESYTLQVLPPELRSAAILKISSFVAPSGQLLVIARGREKSDPPGKMPYPLTKSDLEQFERLGLSRQLFEDYLDSETPPVRRFRVLYAL; this is encoded by the coding sequence ATGTCTCGTCAACGTGCACAACAATTAGCGTCAGAATTCCTAGACCGCATAGATGTCACAGGGTGGTTTGAGGTACTCTATGCTGAAGCTGGAAACAATTATGCTGATGTCCCTTGGGCTGATTTAGCTCCAAACCCAAATTTAGTTGATTGGTTCATACAACAGGATTTATCAGGCAAAGGAAAAACGGCACTTACGGTAGGTTGTGGTTACGGAGATGATGCCGAATTCTTGGCTGAACAAGGCTTTGATGTTATGGCATTTGACATCTCATCAACCGCAATTTCAGAGTGTAAGCGTCGTTTCCATAATTCTCAAGTGTCCTACCAGATGGTAGATTTGCTCAATCCACCCAATACTTGGTTTCAGAGTTTTGACTTTGTTTTAGAATCCTATACGCTTCAAGTTCTCCCACCTGAGTTACGTTCTGCTGCCATCTTGAAAATCAGTAGTTTTGTAGCACCATCAGGTCAATTGCTTGTCATAGCAAGAGGTCGAGAGAAATCTGATCCTCCTGGAAAAATGCCTTATCCGCTCACTAAGTCTGACCTAGAGCAGTTTGAGCGCTTAGGCTTGAGTCGTCAGTTATTTGAAGATTATTTAGATAGCGAAACTCCTCCTGTCCGCAGGTTTAGAGTTTTGTATGCTCTTTGA
- a CDS encoding sigma-70 family RNA polymerase sigma factor, protein MEPKQSQSNLTGLTDVTDEALFVALKNGDAAALSVLFNRHGRLVYGLALKILANPQEAEDLTQEIFLTLWRKASTNPDCRFFVRYLITITRSRAIDKLRDRTRQLKLVEKVGKMSNDKTPEPTPVEQASFTERSQRVNHALSELPEKQRQVIELAYNQGLSQSEIAKQLDIPLGTVKTNTRQGLLKLKRILLDADILIYE, encoded by the coding sequence ATGGAGCCTAAACAATCCCAGTCGAATTTAACAGGGCTTACCGATGTGACGGATGAAGCTTTGTTTGTGGCACTTAAAAATGGCGATGCTGCGGCATTAAGTGTTTTGTTTAATCGTCACGGTCGTTTGGTGTATGGATTAGCACTGAAGATTTTGGCAAATCCCCAGGAAGCTGAGGATTTAACCCAGGAAATATTTTTGACATTGTGGCGAAAAGCATCTACTAATCCCGATTGTCGCTTTTTTGTCCGCTACTTAATCACGATAACGCGATCGCGTGCCATCGACAAACTACGCGATCGCACTAGACAACTAAAGCTTGTGGAAAAAGTAGGAAAAATGAGCAATGACAAAACACCAGAACCAACACCTGTGGAGCAAGCTAGTTTCACAGAGCGATCGCAAAGAGTTAATCACGCGCTTTCTGAACTCCCAGAAAAGCAACGTCAGGTCATCGAATTAGCTTATAACCAGGGTTTGAGTCAATCGGAAATCGCTAAACAACTAGATATTCCCCTGGGTACAGTCAAAACTAACACCCGTCAAGGATTATTAAAACTCAAACGGATTTTACTCGATGCAGATATATTAATATATGAATAA